A region of the Microbulbifer pacificus genome:
AGGTACCCGAATGGTGATGGAAGTCATCGGTGTGGAATACCAAGGGCAGAGCGCCGGCGCGGTCAGCTTCGACACGGATACCGGCGTCGGCGCCTTTGAATACGATCCCGCCTTTATCGATAGCGGCATCGAACTCTCTCCCCTCAAGATGCCCCTAGCACGGCGCATCTATAGCTTCCCGGAACTGCGCTTCGACACCTTCCGCGGCCTGCCCGGGCTGATCGCCGATTCCCTGCCCGACGACTTCGGCAACGCGGTACTCAACGCCTGGATGGCCGCCCAGGGCAAACACCCGGACGACATCAGCCCACTGCAACGGCTGCAGTACACCGGCAAACGCGGCATGGGCGCACTGGAATACACCCCCGCCACCCGCATCAAGAGACTCAACGCCTCTCAGGAAATCGCCATTGATGAACTGGTGGCCATCGCCCAGGAAGTGCTCGACCACCACAGCGGTTTCAGAGTGCACCTGGACAAAACCGGCGAGGACAACCGCGAAGCCATGATGGCACTGATGTCCGTCGGCATGAGTGCCGGTGGCGCCCGCCCCAAGGCGGTACTCGCCTTCAACAAGGACTTCACCCAGGTGCGCTCCGGGCAAACCGAAGTACCGGAAGGCTTCACCCACTACCTGATGAAGTTCGACGGCGTCAGCGAGCACAACAAGGACCGGGAAACCTTCGGCGACCCCATGGGCTTCGGTGCCATGGAATACGTTTACCATCAGATGGCCACCGACTGCGGCATCGACATGATGCCCTGCCACCTGCTGCGCGAGGGCAACCGCCGACATTTTGTCACCGAGCGCTTCGACCGCCGCGGCAACGACAAGATCCACATCCAGACCCTGAACGGTATCGCCCATGTGGACTACAAAATTCCCGGCTCGTTTTCCTATAGCGAACTGTTTGCCGTCGCACGGCAACTGAAACTCCCCGCCAAAGACGCCGAACAGCTGTTGCTGCGCATGGTGTTCAACATCGTCGCGCGCAATCACGACGATCACGCTAAGAACTTTGCCTTTCAACTAGCCGGAAAAACCTGGCAGCTTGCACCGGCTTATGACCTTGCCTATAGCTACAAGCCGGGCAGCCGATGGGTAAACAACCACTGGATGAGCCTCAACGGCAAGCGCGACAATTTCACCCGCGAGGATATTTACAGCCTGGAAAAAATCAGTCCGCTGTTTAGCCGGCGGAAGATCGACGGTGTTGTGGATAATGTGGTGGAGCAGGTGTCGCGCTGGCGAGATCTGGCAACTGAGCACGAAGTCCCGTCTTCGCTGGTTGAGGAGATTGAGGGGAATCTTAGGCTGAAGCTATAGAAAAGATAGAAGAATGAAGATGGCTCAAAGGAGATCAGCATAACCGTGGAAAGATGGTACTTCGATTGCACCCTTGCGGATTTACAGAATCAAAGCTCAGAAACGATCCTAGGACACCTCGCAGCAAAGCACGACTTTGCGCTAGATCATTTGCAGCGTGAATCGTGGATCAACGAAATCAAACACCTCCGAGAAACACTTACCAGCATTTCCAAGGGGCACCTGTTTTTCGAGTATACAATTCCAAGGATGGGTAGGCGCGCAGATATCGTATTGGTAGTGGGCGCAACCATATTCGTGATCGAATATAAGGTCGGCGCCACGAAATTTAATACGGCCGATCAACGTCAAACTATCGGCTACGCTCTTGACCTTGAATGTTTTCATGAGGGCACCCACGATCGAAGAGTCGTTCCTGTCCTGCTTGCAACCGCCGCTCGCGAGCAACGATCACAGCTTCCAGATTTTGGTTCAGGCGTATGTGAAATAATCTGTACTAACGGCCTATTGCTTCGAAAGGCAGTCCTCGCAGCCTCAAACATCCATGATTCACCCATCGACCCGATGGTTTGGGCCAAGGCTCGCTACAAGCCAACCCCAACGATCATCGAAGCAGCCATGAGCCTCTACGCGGGGCACAATGTGGCCGACATATCCCGAAGCGATGCAGGTGCAGTCAATCTCACGACTACAGCAAAAGCCGTTTCAGCCATTATCGAAAACGCGAAACAAACTGACGAAAAATCTATCGTGTTCGTTTCTGGCGTCCCGGGCTCCGGCAAGACGCTTGCCGGCCTAAATATCGCCACGGCTCGAGCACGCCAACACGAAGAAGACCACGCGGTGTTTCTCTCTGGAAATGGTCCACTCGTCGAAGTACTAAGAGAATCCCTGGCTCGTGATCAGGTGGACCGGGCCAAGACAGGTGGAGAATCTATCACCAAGGAACAGGCCATACGCCGAGCATCTTCTTTCATCCAGAACGTTCACCACTTTCGCGATGAAGCATTAAGAGATATGGATGCTGCCCCTATTGAACGCGTTGCAGTCTTTGATGAAGCGCAACGAGCCTGGGATCAAGAAAAGACAACTAAATTCATGCGCGAGCGCCGACGCGCCAACCACTGGGAAATGTCAGAACCTGAATTTCTGATCTCCGCGATGGATCGCCACGAAGGATGGTGCGTCATCGTGTGCCTCATCGGCAATGGCCAAGAAATCCACACCGGCGAAGCAGGTATTACAGAATGGTTCGCCGCACTTAAAAACCGCTTCCCACACTGGCAAGCGTACGTCCCACAATCCCAAGATCTGCAGGCATCAGAAATTCACTACATCAACCAAAACGTGAATACAAAATCACGGCCTGGTCTACATCTCTCAACATGCATCCGTTCATTCCGCTCCGAAGCCGTCGCCGCCTGGGTCAATGCAGTGCTCAGCGCAGATGCTGAAAGCGCTCAGGCGGTGCTAGA
Encoded here:
- a CDS encoding type II toxin-antitoxin system HipA family toxin, with product MVMEVIGVEYQGQSAGAVSFDTDTGVGAFEYDPAFIDSGIELSPLKMPLARRIYSFPELRFDTFRGLPGLIADSLPDDFGNAVLNAWMAAQGKHPDDISPLQRLQYTGKRGMGALEYTPATRIKRLNASQEIAIDELVAIAQEVLDHHSGFRVHLDKTGEDNREAMMALMSVGMSAGGARPKAVLAFNKDFTQVRSGQTEVPEGFTHYLMKFDGVSEHNKDRETFGDPMGFGAMEYVYHQMATDCGIDMMPCHLLREGNRRHFVTERFDRRGNDKIHIQTLNGIAHVDYKIPGSFSYSELFAVARQLKLPAKDAEQLLLRMVFNIVARNHDDHAKNFAFQLAGKTWQLAPAYDLAYSYKPGSRWVNNHWMSLNGKRDNFTREDIYSLEKISPLFSRRKIDGVVDNVVEQVSRWRDLATEHEVPSSLVEEIEGNLRLKL
- a CDS encoding DUF2075 domain-containing protein, encoding MERWYFDCTLADLQNQSSETILGHLAAKHDFALDHLQRESWINEIKHLRETLTSISKGHLFFEYTIPRMGRRADIVLVVGATIFVIEYKVGATKFNTADQRQTIGYALDLECFHEGTHDRRVVPVLLATAAREQRSQLPDFGSGVCEIICTNGLLLRKAVLAASNIHDSPIDPMVWAKARYKPTPTIIEAAMSLYAGHNVADISRSDAGAVNLTTTAKAVSAIIENAKQTDEKSIVFVSGVPGSGKTLAGLNIATARARQHEEDHAVFLSGNGPLVEVLRESLARDQVDRAKTGGESITKEQAIRRASSFIQNVHHFRDEALRDMDAAPIERVAVFDEAQRAWDQEKTTKFMRERRRANHWEMSEPEFLISAMDRHEGWCVIVCLIGNGQEIHTGEAGITEWFAALKNRFPHWQAYVPQSQDLQASEIHYINQNVNTKSRPGLHLSTCIRSFRSEAVAAWVNAVLSADAESAQAVLEKPSEYPIYVSRDLQACREWLREKARGTDRVGLVASSNALRLKPHGIHVKAGISVKNWFLDWEDDVRSSQALEDVATEFAVQGLELDWSGVCWDANLRFTHGAWETHKFSGSKWMAIKKEADQRYLVNAYRVLLTRARKGMIIFVPEGDTADLTRLAAYYDQTYEYLLTCGVLPLAEHSEAARNFLPNTPPNKIPLPSITA